The following proteins are co-located in the Microbacterium sp. Clip185 genome:
- the chvE gene encoding multiple monosaccharide ABC transporter substrate-binding protein: MKSTKFLFAAATVAAGALMLSGCGSSAGGSGGDSGGDGGLIGVAMPTKSSERWIQDGNAVKKQLEDQGYTVDLQYAEDDIPTQVSQIENMITKGAKALIIASIDGTTLTSVLQEAADGDIPVIAYDRLIRDSENVNYYASFDNYKVGVQQANSLLNGLGLTDLDGKAAASAPAGPFNIELFAGSPDDNNATFFWNGAIDTLQPYIDKKILVVKSGQTDFQQAATLRWDGETAQKRMENILTSTYSDGSKVNAVLSPYDGISRGIISALTDAGYSVGAEWPIISGQDAEIDSVKAIVAGEQYATIFKDTRKLAEVAVDMASALLKGEEPEVNNTEDYDNGKKVVPSYLLESQIVVKDNIKEVLVDSGYWTEDEING; the protein is encoded by the coding sequence GTGAAGAGCACCAAGTTCCTGTTCGCCGCGGCAACCGTTGCCGCCGGCGCGCTCATGCTCTCGGGCTGCGGCAGCAGCGCCGGCGGCAGCGGCGGGGACAGCGGCGGAGACGGCGGACTCATCGGCGTCGCCATGCCCACCAAGAGCTCCGAGCGCTGGATTCAGGACGGCAACGCCGTCAAGAAGCAGCTCGAGGACCAGGGCTACACCGTCGACCTGCAGTACGCAGAGGACGACATCCCCACGCAGGTCTCCCAGATCGAGAACATGATCACCAAGGGTGCCAAGGCCCTGATCATCGCCTCGATCGACGGCACGACGCTCACCAGCGTCCTGCAGGAGGCGGCCGATGGCGACATCCCCGTCATCGCGTACGACCGCCTCATCCGCGACAGCGAGAACGTCAACTACTACGCGTCGTTCGACAACTACAAGGTCGGCGTGCAGCAGGCGAACTCGCTGCTGAACGGTCTGGGTCTCACCGACCTCGACGGCAAGGCAGCGGCATCGGCGCCGGCCGGCCCGTTCAACATCGAGCTGTTCGCCGGTTCGCCCGACGACAACAACGCCACGTTCTTCTGGAACGGCGCGATCGACACGCTCCAGCCCTACATCGACAAGAAGATCCTGGTCGTCAAGAGCGGTCAGACCGACTTCCAGCAGGCGGCGACGCTGCGCTGGGACGGCGAGACGGCGCAGAAGCGCATGGAGAACATCCTCACCTCGACGTACTCCGACGGCTCGAAGGTCAACGCAGTGCTCTCGCCCTACGACGGCATCTCGCGCGGCATCATCTCGGCCCTCACCGACGCCGGTTACTCGGTCGGTGCCGAATGGCCGATCATCTCGGGCCAGGACGCCGAGATCGACTCCGTGAAGGCCATCGTCGCGGGTGAGCAGTACGCGACCATCTTCAAGGACACCCGCAAGCTCGCCGAGGTCGCGGTCGACATGGCCTCCGCTCTGCTGAAGGGCGAGGAGCCCGAGGTGAACAACACCGAGGACTACGACAACGGCAAGAAGGTCGTCCCGTCCTACCTGCTCGAGTCGCAGATCGTGGTCAAGGACAACATCAAGGAGGTCCTGGTCGACAGCGGCTACTGGACCGAAGACGAGATCAACGGCTGA
- a CDS encoding L-ribulose-5-phosphate 4-epimerase: MKTEVVIARVRAEVAALHGELVRNGLVVWTGGNISERVPGADLFVIKPSGVSYDDLAPENMILCDLDGVVVANTPGSDRQPSSDTAAHAYVYRNMPAVGGIVHTHSDYATAWAARGEEIPCVLTAMADEFGGPIPVGPFAIIGDDSIGRGIVDTLAGHRSPAVLMAGHGPFTIGATARDAVKAAVMLEDVARTVHIAGQRGPLTPLPQQAIDRLYDRYQHVYGQHGDPSRTPRSAA, from the coding sequence GTGAAGACCGAGGTCGTCATCGCTCGCGTGCGCGCGGAGGTCGCAGCCCTGCACGGCGAGCTCGTGCGCAACGGGCTGGTCGTGTGGACCGGCGGCAACATCTCGGAGCGTGTCCCGGGTGCGGATCTGTTCGTCATCAAGCCCTCGGGGGTCTCCTACGACGACCTGGCTCCGGAGAACATGATCCTCTGCGACCTCGACGGCGTCGTCGTCGCCAACACCCCCGGCAGTGACCGCCAGCCCTCCAGCGACACGGCCGCGCACGCATACGTCTACCGGAACATGCCTGCGGTCGGCGGCATCGTGCACACCCACTCCGACTACGCGACGGCCTGGGCCGCGCGCGGCGAGGAGATCCCGTGCGTCCTCACGGCGATGGCCGACGAGTTCGGCGGTCCGATCCCGGTCGGACCCTTCGCGATCATCGGCGACGACTCGATCGGTCGGGGCATCGTGGACACGCTCGCCGGTCACCGCTCGCCGGCGGTGCTCATGGCCGGGCACGGGCCGTTCACGATCGGGGCCACGGCGCGGGATGCGGTCAAGGCCGCGGTCATGCTCGAGGACGTCGCCCGAACCGTGCACATCGCGGGTCAGCGCGGACCGCTCACACCCCTGCCGCAGCAGGCGATCGATCGCCTGTACGACCGGTACCAGCACGTGTACGGCCAGCACGGCGATCCGAGCCGGACCCCGCGTTCGGCCGCCTGA
- a CDS encoding LacI family DNA-binding transcriptional regulator, which yields MSDDATGRRPSIRDVARLAEVSHQTVSRVINNHPSIRPETRERVLSVMAQVQYRPNRAARALVTSRSQTIGILSASSTQYGPASSIAAIESAARERGYWVSTANISPHDPDSIPDGIAHLMAQSVEGLVVIAPQVRVFRALAEQQLDVPYVTLQSTELDPQHALSVDQIAGARLATRHLIQLGHRWIYHLAGPQDWIEAEARMRGFLEEMSANDVPTTAPILGDWTAEFGYYAGRELLRVRDFTAVFASNDQMALGLLHAIRDEGLDVPGDISVVGFDDIPESAHFWPPLTTVRQDFADLGRRCVDILLGPADGSDAVVAPIVPELIVRGSTGPVAPI from the coding sequence ATGAGCGACGATGCGACGGGGCGACGGCCCAGTATCCGCGATGTCGCGCGCTTGGCGGAGGTCTCCCACCAGACCGTTTCCCGGGTGATCAACAACCATCCGAGCATCCGGCCGGAGACGCGCGAACGCGTGCTCTCGGTCATGGCGCAGGTGCAGTACCGGCCTAATCGCGCGGCGCGGGCGCTGGTGACCAGCCGCTCTCAGACCATCGGGATCCTGTCGGCCTCCAGCACGCAGTACGGACCGGCCTCCAGCATCGCGGCCATCGAGTCCGCAGCCCGTGAGCGCGGCTACTGGGTGAGCACCGCCAACATCTCGCCCCACGACCCCGACTCGATCCCCGACGGCATCGCGCACCTGATGGCGCAGTCCGTCGAGGGGCTGGTCGTCATCGCGCCGCAGGTCCGCGTCTTCCGAGCGCTCGCCGAGCAGCAGCTCGACGTGCCCTACGTCACCCTGCAGTCCACCGAGCTCGACCCGCAGCACGCGCTCTCGGTCGACCAGATCGCGGGCGCCCGACTCGCCACACGGCATCTCATCCAGCTCGGTCATCGCTGGATCTACCACCTCGCCGGTCCGCAGGACTGGATCGAGGCAGAAGCGCGGATGCGGGGCTTCCTCGAGGAGATGAGCGCGAACGATGTGCCCACCACGGCGCCCATCCTGGGGGATTGGACCGCGGAGTTCGGCTACTACGCGGGCCGGGAGCTGCTGCGCGTGCGCGACTTCACCGCGGTCTTCGCCTCGAACGATCAGATGGCGCTCGGCCTCTTGCACGCGATCCGCGACGAGGGCCTCGACGTCCCGGGGGACATCAGCGTGGTGGGCTTCGACGACATCCCCGAATCCGCGCATTTCTGGCCCCCGTTGACGACGGTGCGCCAGGACTTCGCCGACCTCGGACGGCGCTGCGTCGACATCCTGCTGGGGCCGGCGGACGGCTCGGATGCGGTCGTGGCGCCGATCGTGCCGGAGCTCATCGTCCGGGGCTCGACGGGGCCGGTCGCGCCGATCTGA
- a CDS encoding M20/M25/M40 family metallo-hydrolase, with protein sequence MATALDRLRELLRIATVSYADESRVDTAAFDEFHAALERLYPLVHTRLERQVVVGHALLFRWPGRTSQRPLVLMAHQDVVPVVEADWDRDPFGADLVGDGADQAVYARGAIDDKGALVAILEAVEELLMREVVPETDVYLAFGHNEETAGDGARAIAEVLRERGVRPSLVVDEGGAVVDGVLPGISRSTAMIGVAERGTMTVWLTAREQGGHASTPPLHPATARLARAVDRLARRPFPVRLAPPVRAMLRTLAPHAPKPLGAALRSVALTGPLIARVLARLGPETNALVRTTAVATELQGAPGENVLAATARAAVNVRLLTGDTAASAVARIRRVIADEAIDVEVRAASEPSPVSPWRGEPWRRIARAIDSSLGGEIVATPYIQLGASDSRWFTGICENVYRFTPFHLTRAEREALHAHNERIRVEVWLRGIGFYRDLITGG encoded by the coding sequence GTGGCGACGGCACTGGACAGACTGCGCGAGCTCCTGAGGATCGCGACGGTCTCGTACGCGGACGAGTCGCGGGTGGACACGGCGGCGTTCGACGAGTTCCACGCCGCGCTCGAGCGCCTGTATCCCCTCGTCCACACTCGGCTGGAGCGGCAGGTCGTCGTAGGGCACGCGCTCCTGTTCCGGTGGCCGGGGCGCACGTCCCAGCGGCCGCTCGTGCTCATGGCGCACCAGGACGTCGTCCCCGTAGTGGAGGCGGACTGGGATCGCGATCCGTTCGGCGCCGACCTCGTCGGCGACGGCGCCGATCAGGCCGTCTACGCGCGGGGCGCGATCGACGACAAAGGTGCGCTCGTCGCGATCCTGGAAGCCGTCGAAGAACTGCTGATGCGCGAGGTCGTGCCCGAGACTGACGTGTACCTCGCCTTCGGGCACAACGAGGAGACGGCCGGCGACGGTGCGCGTGCGATCGCCGAGGTGCTGCGCGAGCGCGGTGTTCGGCCGTCGCTCGTGGTCGACGAGGGCGGTGCCGTCGTCGACGGGGTACTGCCAGGGATCTCGCGCTCGACGGCGATGATCGGCGTCGCAGAGCGCGGCACGATGACCGTCTGGCTGACGGCGCGCGAGCAGGGCGGCCACGCATCCACCCCGCCGTTGCATCCCGCGACGGCGCGGCTCGCGCGCGCCGTCGACAGACTGGCCCGGCGTCCGTTCCCGGTCCGGCTCGCCCCGCCGGTGCGCGCGATGCTGCGCACACTCGCCCCGCATGCGCCAAAACCGCTCGGCGCAGCCCTGCGCTCGGTGGCGTTGACCGGTCCGCTCATCGCCCGCGTCCTGGCCCGGCTGGGTCCCGAGACGAACGCTCTCGTGCGCACGACCGCCGTGGCGACCGAGCTCCAGGGGGCGCCGGGGGAGAACGTGTTGGCCGCGACCGCGCGCGCGGCGGTCAACGTGCGCCTGCTCACGGGCGACACGGCCGCATCCGCCGTGGCACGGATCCGCCGCGTGATCGCGGACGAGGCCATCGACGTCGAGGTCCGCGCCGCGAGCGAGCCCTCACCCGTCTCGCCGTGGCGCGGTGAGCCGTGGCGTCGGATCGCGCGCGCGATCGACTCCTCCCTGGGCGGCGAGATCGTGGCGACGCCCTATATCCAGTTGGGCGCGAGCGACAGCCGGTGGTTCACGGGTATCTGCGAGAACGTCTACCGGTTCACGCCGTTCCATCTCACCCGCGCCGAGCGGGAGGCCCTGCACGCGCACAACGAACGCATCCGGGTGGAAGTGTGGCTTCGGGGGATCGGCTTCTACCGCGATCTGATCACGGGCGGCTGA
- a CDS encoding Gfo/Idh/MocA family protein has product MTTVSSPRLRWGILATGNIAHTFTSDLRTAGLDVRAVGSRSLDSAQRFATQFDIPRAHGDYASLLADDDVDIVYIATPHPAHAENALEALAAGKHVLVEKPFTLTGDEAERVRVAAEEAGLLAMEAMWTRYLPHMMRIQELLAAGALGEVRAVTADHTQFISTDPAHRLNALELGGGALLDLGIYPLSFAWDVLGAPVSVTANARLGETGADIDVATLASYANGALATTYSSAQGVGPNRAAIIGTDARIEIDPTWYNATSFTLTDRSRDVLETFHCPDAGRGMQYQALAAEQIIAEGRRDSDRLPIAETVAIMRQLDDIRTQIGVRYPSEN; this is encoded by the coding sequence ATGACCACTGTCTCGAGTCCTCGCCTGCGTTGGGGCATCCTCGCCACGGGCAACATCGCCCACACGTTCACGAGCGACCTGCGCACCGCGGGCCTCGACGTCCGCGCGGTCGGCTCGCGCTCGCTCGACAGCGCCCAGCGCTTCGCGACGCAGTTCGACATCCCCCGCGCACACGGCGATTACGCTTCACTGCTCGCCGATGACGACGTCGACATCGTCTACATCGCGACCCCGCATCCGGCTCATGCCGAGAACGCGCTGGAGGCCCTCGCAGCGGGCAAGCACGTGCTCGTCGAGAAGCCGTTCACCCTGACCGGCGACGAGGCCGAGCGCGTGCGCGTCGCGGCCGAGGAAGCGGGACTCCTGGCCATGGAGGCCATGTGGACCCGCTACCTGCCGCACATGATGCGCATTCAGGAGCTGCTCGCCGCCGGCGCACTGGGCGAGGTGCGCGCCGTCACCGCGGATCACACCCAGTTCATCTCGACGGATCCCGCCCACCGCCTGAACGCGCTCGAGCTCGGCGGGGGCGCCCTGCTCGATCTCGGGATCTACCCGTTGTCGTTCGCCTGGGATGTCCTGGGAGCACCGGTCTCCGTCACGGCGAACGCACGGTTGGGCGAGACGGGCGCCGACATCGACGTCGCGACCCTGGCCTCCTATGCCAACGGCGCGCTGGCGACCACCTACTCCAGCGCCCAGGGCGTCGGACCGAACCGCGCGGCGATCATCGGCACGGATGCCAGGATCGAGATCGACCCCACCTGGTACAACGCGACCAGCTTCACTCTCACCGACCGCTCTCGCGACGTGCTCGAGACGTTCCACTGCCCGGATGCCGGTCGCGGCATGCAGTATCAGGCCCTCGCCGCCGAGCAGATCATCGCGGAGGGCCGCCGCGACAGCGATCGCCTGCCGATCGCTGAGACCGTCGCGATCATGCGCCAACTCGACGACATCCGCACGCAGATCGGCGTGCGCTACCCGAGCGAGAACTGA
- a CDS encoding NYN domain-containing protein: MADLSTSRVAVYLDFDNIVMSWYDRVHGRNAYSRDRSRIAEQPHDAEITEKLARATVDVGAIIDYAASFGTLVLTRAYADWSSPVNAEYRSQLVARAVDLVQLFPAAAYAKNGADIRLAVDTVEDMFRLPDLTHVVIVAGDSDYVPLAQRCKRLGRFVVGVGVAGSTAKSLAAACDRFDAYDSLPGVQVPEPAKKDATSNAPRSRKRSVDPAADLLERALRLENDKDPSQWQHASAVKSLITRLDSSFSEKALGHRSFTEFVAAHPDIAEMDETDNIVRMRLVEAKR, from the coding sequence ATGGCGGATCTGTCGACGAGCCGCGTGGCCGTCTACCTGGACTTCGACAACATCGTCATGAGCTGGTACGACCGCGTGCACGGCCGCAACGCCTACTCGCGGGATCGGTCGCGCATCGCCGAGCAGCCGCACGATGCGGAGATCACCGAGAAGCTGGCGCGCGCGACGGTCGATGTGGGCGCGATCATCGACTACGCCGCATCCTTCGGCACGCTCGTGCTCACGCGGGCCTACGCCGACTGGTCGTCCCCGGTCAACGCCGAGTACCGGTCGCAGCTCGTGGCGCGCGCGGTCGACCTCGTGCAGCTCTTTCCCGCCGCCGCCTACGCCAAGAACGGTGCCGACATCCGCCTCGCCGTCGACACCGTTGAGGACATGTTCCGACTCCCGGACCTAACGCACGTCGTGATCGTCGCGGGCGATTCGGACTACGTGCCCCTCGCGCAGAGGTGCAAGCGCCTGGGTCGCTTCGTCGTGGGTGTGGGCGTGGCGGGCTCCACCGCCAAGTCGCTCGCTGCCGCGTGCGACCGCTTCGACGCCTACGACTCGCTGCCGGGCGTGCAGGTGCCAGAGCCCGCGAAGAAGGATGCGACCTCGAACGCGCCGCGCTCCCGCAAGCGGTCCGTGGATCCCGCGGCCGATCTGCTCGAGCGAGCGCTGCGTCTGGAGAACGACAAGGACCCGTCCCAGTGGCAGCACGCATCTGCCGTGAAGAGCCTGATCACGCGCCTGGATTCCTCGTTCAGCGAGAAGGCTCTGGGGCACCGCAGCTTCACCGAGTTCGTCGCCGCCCACCCCGACATCGCCGAGATGGACGAGACCGACAACATCGTGCGGATGCGGCTGGTCGAAGCCAAGCGCTGA
- a CDS encoding CitMHS family transporter, with protein MFPLPRTEATDYAVAFVPPDTVLVLLGFVMIMSFMALIMTKRLTPMVALIVVPTIFGLFAGAGLGLGDMVLDSIGKMAPTAALLMFAIMYFGIMIDVGLFDPLIRAITRLLGDDPAKIVLGTAILAAAVSLDGDGSTTFIITTSALLPLYLRLGMSPVVLTCVAGLMNGTMNIVPWGGPTVRAATALGVQPTDIFVPMLPALGVGIVVSLTFAWFLGLSERRRLAGAVDTARLDAPGGEGPLRAPRLFRGAEHKPGALASLRTGNVVTVRGGRAAVAAAQLVDTADTAMADTMLDPHRATLRPRLIWVNLALTLAVMVLLVLDVVPLAFVFMVGAAAALLINFPKLKSQADEIVAHAPSIVGVVSMVLAAGVLVGVLTGTGMVDAMATWITEVIPAAMGPYLAVITGVLSIPFTFFMSNDAFYFGILPVLAQSAQAYGIDPVEMARASIVGQPVHLQSPLVPAILLLVSLAGVNLGDHHKKVLWRAAIVSLVMLAVGILVGVIPFHA; from the coding sequence ATGTTCCCCCTGCCCCGTACCGAGGCTACAGACTACGCGGTCGCGTTCGTGCCGCCGGACACCGTCCTGGTGCTGCTCGGATTCGTGATGATCATGAGCTTCATGGCGCTGATCATGACGAAGCGGCTGACGCCCATGGTCGCGCTCATCGTCGTGCCGACGATCTTCGGTCTGTTTGCCGGCGCGGGCCTGGGCCTCGGCGACATGGTGCTGGACTCGATCGGCAAGATGGCGCCCACGGCTGCGCTGCTGATGTTCGCGATCATGTACTTCGGGATCATGATCGACGTGGGACTCTTCGACCCGCTCATCCGCGCCATCACGCGGTTGCTGGGCGACGACCCGGCCAAGATCGTGCTGGGCACCGCGATCCTCGCCGCGGCCGTGTCGCTGGACGGCGACGGATCGACGACCTTCATCATCACGACCTCCGCGCTGCTGCCGCTCTACCTGCGGCTGGGGATGAGTCCCGTCGTGCTGACCTGCGTCGCGGGCCTCATGAACGGCACCATGAACATCGTCCCGTGGGGTGGGCCGACCGTGCGCGCGGCGACCGCTCTGGGCGTGCAGCCGACCGACATCTTCGTGCCGATGCTCCCCGCGCTGGGCGTGGGCATCGTCGTGTCGCTGACGTTCGCCTGGTTCCTCGGACTGTCCGAGCGTCGCCGGCTGGCAGGCGCGGTCGACACGGCGCGTCTCGACGCCCCCGGAGGCGAGGGGCCGTTGCGCGCACCCCGCCTGTTCCGCGGCGCGGAGCACAAGCCGGGCGCACTCGCATCGCTGCGCACCGGCAACGTGGTGACCGTCCGCGGCGGTCGCGCCGCCGTGGCCGCGGCGCAGCTCGTCGACACCGCCGACACCGCGATGGCCGACACCATGCTCGACCCGCACCGCGCGACGCTGCGGCCACGGCTGATCTGGGTGAACCTCGCCCTGACGCTCGCCGTCATGGTGCTGCTGGTGCTGGACGTGGTCCCGCTCGCCTTCGTGTTCATGGTCGGCGCGGCGGCGGCCCTGCTGATCAACTTCCCGAAGCTGAAGTCGCAGGCCGATGAGATCGTCGCGCACGCGCCCAGCATCGTCGGCGTCGTGTCCATGGTGCTCGCCGCGGGCGTGCTGGTGGGCGTGCTGACCGGGACGGGCATGGTCGACGCGATGGCGACCTGGATCACCGAGGTGATCCCCGCCGCGATGGGTCCTTACCTGGCCGTGATCACGGGAGTGCTCTCCATCCCCTTCACCTTCTTCATGTCCAACGACGCCTTCTACTTCGGGATCCTGCCCGTGCTCGCACAGAGCGCGCAGGCCTACGGCATCGATCCCGTCGAGATGGCTCGTGCGTCCATCGTCGGACAGCCGGTGCACCTGCAGAGCCCGCTGGTTCCCGCCATCCTCCTGCTCGTGTCGCTGGCGGGCGTCAACCTCGGCGACCACCACAAGAAGGTGCTCTGGCGCGCGGCGATCGTCTCGCTCGTGATGCTCGCGGTCGGGATCCTGGTGGGAGTGATCCCGTTCCACGCGTGA
- a CDS encoding sensor histidine kinase → MRFATRMLLAQIVTQVTVVGVCTSVFLLLGVNQLRSGAESSALNIARTVAEDPEVRTLVADYSADPGTPDAAGLIDGPLQRYAHAVTARTEGLFVVITDDHGIRLAHPDPARLGETVSTSYADALAGREVVTWERGTLGDSARAKVPVYAPDDDRPIGEVSVGFEPASVFDDLPSLLGGIGAAVILAGGIGAVVAVGMRRRLETVTLGAQPEELAALVRTQTAVLDSADDGIVAVDPDGVVRVCTPAASRLLHLDEPALGRTLDELGMEAELAAALRTPGRRDELLVGDRVLYLDVRPVRRGAYALGTAAVLRDRTDLVALSQRLGSVRSMSDALRVQRHEFANRLHAAGALLEAGRVDEARDFVWSLLDRGAIDYAVPGLPAVTDPLLQSFLGAKGISAAERGVALSVAEESLVWRETTDVEDVASVLGNLVDNAIDAAASGTEPRRVEVTVLQDGDALVATVADSGGGVSDPGALFRPRPPDPAAPAERVRGLGIGLPLARELARRRGGDVWLIDAGGSASGAVFGARLPGVFPVSPDHEQEDP, encoded by the coding sequence ATGCGGTTCGCGACGAGGATGCTGCTGGCGCAGATCGTCACCCAAGTGACGGTCGTCGGCGTCTGCACGAGCGTCTTCCTCTTGCTCGGCGTGAACCAGCTGCGATCAGGAGCCGAATCCTCTGCGCTGAACATCGCCCGCACCGTGGCGGAGGACCCGGAAGTGCGCACGCTCGTCGCGGACTACTCCGCCGATCCGGGCACGCCCGATGCGGCGGGCCTCATCGACGGCCCTCTCCAGCGCTACGCGCACGCGGTCACCGCCCGTACCGAGGGACTGTTCGTCGTCATCACCGACGACCACGGCATCCGACTCGCCCATCCCGATCCCGCCCGGCTCGGCGAGACCGTCAGCACGAGTTACGCCGACGCGCTCGCCGGCCGGGAGGTCGTCACCTGGGAACGCGGCACTCTGGGTGACTCGGCGCGCGCGAAGGTCCCCGTCTACGCACCGGACGACGACCGGCCCATCGGCGAGGTGAGCGTCGGCTTCGAGCCCGCGAGCGTCTTCGACGACCTTCCGTCGCTGCTGGGAGGAATCGGCGCGGCCGTGATCCTCGCCGGCGGGATCGGCGCCGTGGTCGCCGTCGGGATGCGCCGACGCCTCGAGACGGTGACCCTCGGCGCCCAGCCCGAAGAGCTCGCTGCACTCGTGCGCACGCAGACCGCGGTGCTGGACTCCGCGGACGACGGCATCGTGGCCGTCGACCCCGACGGGGTCGTGCGCGTCTGCACACCCGCCGCATCCCGCCTCCTGCACCTGGACGAGCCGGCACTCGGACGCACCCTGGATGAGCTGGGGATGGAGGCCGAGCTCGCCGCCGCGCTGCGCACGCCGGGCCGACGGGACGAGCTGCTCGTCGGCGATCGCGTGCTGTATCTCGACGTGCGCCCGGTGCGCCGCGGGGCGTACGCGCTGGGGACCGCGGCGGTGCTTCGCGACCGCACCGATCTGGTCGCCCTCAGCCAGCGTCTGGGATCGGTCCGATCGATGAGCGACGCCCTGCGCGTGCAGCGTCACGAGTTCGCCAACCGGCTGCACGCCGCGGGGGCGCTCCTCGAGGCCGGTCGCGTCGACGAGGCGCGCGACTTCGTCTGGAGCCTTCTCGATCGGGGTGCGATCGACTACGCCGTCCCGGGACTCCCGGCCGTCACGGATCCGCTGCTGCAGTCCTTCCTCGGCGCGAAGGGGATCTCCGCCGCCGAGAGGGGCGTCGCGCTGTCGGTTGCCGAGGAATCGCTGGTGTGGCGTGAGACGACCGACGTCGAGGACGTCGCGAGCGTGCTCGGCAACCTCGTCGACAACGCGATCGATGCAGCCGCATCCGGCACGGAACCGCGGCGTGTCGAGGTGACGGTGCTGCAGGACGGCGACGCTCTGGTCGCGACGGTCGCCGACTCGGGCGGCGGCGTGAGCGACCCCGGCGCGCTCTTCCGCCCTCGTCCGCCCGATCCTGCGGCTCCCGCCGAGCGCGTGCGCGGGCTCGGGATCGGGCTTCCGCTCGCTCGCGAGCTCGCGCGGCGTCGTGGCGGCGACGTCTGGCTCATCGATGCCGGCGGATCCGCATCCGGCGCAGTGTTCGGAGCGCGCCTGCCCGGCGTCTTTCCCGTATCCCCCGATCACGAGCAGGAGGACCCGTGA
- a CDS encoding response regulator, producing the protein MTDTLSVLVVDDDFRVAAMHAEVVAARPGFRALTPARTIAEARRALLVEVPDLLLVDLYLPDGDGIELLSAAGVDGFVLTAATDAPSVRRAIRAGALGVLLKPFEPRILADRLDRYARARNLLAGTGALDQADIDRALAIVHGAGDAASVSRAATEQLVLNALGDDEASAAELGERAGISRATAQRHLSALAARGRVEVALRYGTTGRPEHRYRAR; encoded by the coding sequence GTGACCGACACCCTCTCCGTCCTGGTCGTCGACGACGACTTCCGGGTGGCCGCGATGCACGCCGAGGTCGTCGCCGCGCGGCCCGGATTCCGCGCTCTCACGCCCGCCCGCACGATCGCGGAGGCGCGTCGTGCGCTCCTGGTCGAGGTGCCCGACCTGCTCCTGGTCGACCTGTACCTGCCGGACGGCGACGGGATCGAGCTGCTCTCCGCTGCCGGGGTCGACGGCTTCGTGTTGACCGCCGCCACCGACGCGCCTTCCGTGCGCCGAGCGATCCGCGCGGGCGCTCTGGGCGTGCTGCTGAAGCCGTTCGAGCCCCGCATCCTGGCGGACAGACTCGATCGGTACGCCCGCGCGCGCAATCTGCTCGCCGGTACCGGTGCGCTCGACCAGGCAGACATCGACCGCGCCCTCGCCATCGTGCACGGCGCGGGCGATGCGGCATCCGTCTCTCGCGCGGCGACCGAACAGCTCGTGCTCAACGCACTCGGCGACGACGAGGCGTCCGCCGCGGAGCTGGGTGAACGTGCCGGCATCTCACGCGCTACAGCGCAACGCCACCTGTCGGCTCTGGCCGCGCGGGGGCGTGTCGAGGTGGCTCTGCGTTACGGCACGACGGGGCGCCCCGAACACCGTTACCGGGCCCGGTGA
- a CDS encoding DoxX family protein, whose product MRTFARWALGAAMVFAGISHLFWARREFRAQVPDWVVDATPLDEDAVVLASGAVEIALGTALVALPSQRRRMGALLAAFFVAVLPGNWAQFTHRRDGFGLDTDVKRLVRLFFQPALVAWALWSTRTPRDGDHRAR is encoded by the coding sequence ATGAGGACATTCGCACGCTGGGCGCTGGGCGCCGCCATGGTGTTCGCCGGTATCAGCCACCTATTCTGGGCGCGCAGGGAGTTCCGCGCCCAGGTGCCCGACTGGGTCGTGGACGCGACGCCCCTCGACGAAGATGCGGTCGTGCTCGCCTCGGGCGCCGTCGAGATCGCGCTCGGCACCGCACTGGTGGCTCTGCCCTCGCAGCGCCGTCGGATGGGCGCCCTACTGGCGGCGTTCTTCGTCGCCGTTCTTCCGGGCAACTGGGCGCAGTTCACCCACCGGCGTGACGGATTCGGTCTCGACACCGACGTCAAGCGGCTGGTCCGGCTCTTCTTCCAGCCGGCCCTGGTCGCCTGGGCGCTGTGGAGCACGCGCACCCCGCGGGACGGAGATCACCGGGCCCGGTAA